The Patescibacteria group bacterium genome segment ATAATCTTAACCCATCCAGGGATTTTAACCGCGACAGTGCAACATATCCCATACCGTATGAAAAAGACTTTGACAAGTCTACTTCCGCTGCATCCAAACTCATTCCCTGACTTTTGTGAACTGTGATGGCCCAAGCGAGCCGAAGTGGAACTTGGCTAATTTCAGCCAGAACAACATCGTTCTCTTCTAAAATCCAATTAGTAGGGTGGGCCACTACTTCTTTACCAGAGTAAGTTTCAACTATTGGGTACTTTTCGGAATCAAAGTCAACTACTTTCCCCAAAGTTCCATTAATATAACCTTTGCCTGGGTTATTTTTAACAAACATAACTACGGCATCTTTTTTTAGAATTAAATTCTCTGGTGCAAGACAGCCCTTTTTTAGAGCCTCAACTAACTTTTTATTACCTTTGGCAACCATTGTATAATCAAATTCGGGTTTATTAATTTTGTTTAGTTCAAAATTGTTTATCGCGTCTACGTCAACGTTGTGAGTATAGAGTTTGGTAGGATAAATGTTGTTTTCAATCTCAGCGTTAACTCTTGAGGAAAGCTTTTCAAAGGTACCCTCATCCACCTCCCTAGATCTTATGTCATTTAACACCTTCAAATAACTTTCATCCCACTGCCTGTGTTGTTCATCCAAATAGCAGATTTTTAGTCCTAGTTCGCTCCAAGAATCTGATTTGTAAGCAAAGCTAGATTCAGGACTTTCCGACTCATTTATTGGTGGTAATTGAAAAAAGTCACCGCAAAGTATAACCTGCATGCCACCAAAGGGTTCAGGATTATTTCTAATTCTTTTGCATATCTTGTTAACCGCATCCAACCGGTATGAGTGAAACATAGAAATTTCGTCGATTATTAAAACTTTTGGGGCTTGTATTCTTTCCCTAACCTTCGGGTTGGAGTTAAGTTTGGATATCTCCTTTTCAGTTATTTCCTTTTTAATTCCAATTCCAGACCATGAGTGGACGGTAATTCCATCTAAGTAAGTTGCAGCTATCCCTGTTGAAGCCGTTACTGCTACACCAACCTTATTTTTCTTTAAAAACTTTACATATTTATTAGTAAGATACGTTTTCCCACTGCCAGCCTGACCGGTTAAAAACACGTTATGTCCCATCATTAATAAATCTAAGGCTTCATTTTGTTTCATTTTTGAATATCTGCTCTTCCAAGAGAACTAGTGAGGTATTTGTGGGGATTTTATGATTAGATGGCTGAAGTGTCAAGGAATTAATATTTTATAAAGTTAGGTAAATAAGTAGTACCTACAGTTTTTTCTGTGTGGTGACCCCGGCGGGATTCGAACCCGCGATCTCTGGGATGAAAACCCAGTATCCTAGGCCACTAGACGACGGGGCCAAATTTTTCGGCGAAGTTAGCTAAATCATGTTTACACAAGTTCTCTATCGACTTTCTCCTCTTCCATGATTTTATTCTTAACTCAGCCGTTCTTGCCTGAAAATAATTAGGGTATTCCTTAGTATAAACTAACTCTGAGGGTAAGTTATGCTTAGTTGATTTAACCTCCTTATTTCTGTGCTGTTTCATGCGTTTATTTAAGTTCCTACAAGAACCAATATAGTACTTACCGTTTTGTAATTTTAATATGTAAACGTACGCCATTTTAATTAGCCCACTAGATCCCGATGCTCATAACTTTGTTATGAGATCGTGGACTCTCGATCCAACCTAAAGTTGGTATCGGAGCGGCGAGGCCTTGAAAACTTCCCAATTTTAGCATAAACTGGCGCACTAGTCGACGTTTTACGTTTGTTTTTTTACAGACATAAAATGCCTATCTAGCTCACAACTGGAGG includes the following:
- a CDS encoding AAA family ATPase, which produces MKQNEALDLLMMGHNVFLTGQAGSGKTYLTNKYVKFLKKNKVGVAVTASTGIAATYLDGITVHSWSGIGIKKEITEKEISKLNSNPKVRERIQAPKVLIIDEISMFHSYRLDAVNKICKRIRNNPEPFGGMQVILCGDFFQLPPINESESPESSFAYKSDSWSELGLKICYLDEQHRQWDESYLKVLNDIRSREVDEGTFEKLSSRVNAEIENNIYPTKLYTHNVDVDAINNFELNKINKPEFDYTMVAKGNKKLVEALKKGCLAPENLILKKDAVVMFVKNNPGKGYINGTLGKVVDFDSEKYPIVETYSGKEVVAHPTNWILEENDVVLAEISQVPLRLAWAITVHKSQGMSLDAAEVDLSKSFSYGMGYVALSRLKSLDGLRLLGINQMALQVDNDIAEIDLVFKEDSRSAATKLNNLSSQELKLRQKAYLNKIFPKGDQLTSERTLKNLFNKFF
- a CDS encoding GIY-YIG nuclease family protein, with the translated sequence MAYVYILKLQNGKYYIGSCRNLNKRMKQHRNKEVKSTKHNLPSELVYTKEYPNYFQARTAELRIKSWKRRKSIENLCKHDLANFAEKFGPVV